The following DNA comes from Epinephelus moara isolate mb chromosome 2, YSFRI_EMoa_1.0, whole genome shotgun sequence.
TAAGTCACGACTGTAGCCACTAGGTGGAAGCAGAGTACTCACATGCAGCTCAAAAGATTTTGGGACAATTCCACGTTTGACCACAATGTGGCTGCAATGGAGAGTGGCGCTGTTTATACTGCAGGTAGTGTACTACTGTATTGTAGGAGCATGAGCgcaaatgacatcaccaaaaGACCAAAAACTACAAGGTAAAACCATAAACCTTGTCTCACCTGTAcatatgtgtgttgtgttcgTGATCTGTGATAACAGGCATCACTTGTCATTCATGTAGGCTACAGTAACTTATCTGGAAACGGCTCCATTTTCTGGTTGAGAAAAGCCGTTCAAACTCAAACTTTAATAGCCTACATTGGCGATGCACAGTAATTATTCGTCTAGGATGATGCTGTGTTGCATGAACCATTACACACAGGTGACCGatatgtttgtcattttaaacgCATTTTTAACAGATAAGATTgtcattaaacacattttttttacagtggcgGCCGCGCTCCATCTTGTTTAAAATCAACAATCTGTTATTAATGACAGACTAATCAGTGCAACAGACACATAATATAATATTCTTACACATTTAACAAAAACgtactgacatttttaatgactaaaaGCAGGAATTAACCTACATAGGGCCTACTGTAATTGGATCAGAATATTTCCACCGattcagagtttaaaaataaataaaaaaataactagGCCTATAGCTCTGATTTGTGTAGAAATTGATaatcacaatgacatcattaaCACTAGAACAGCCAGGACGGTCTGACAGACCATTTGggtttttataatgaaaataactctgtttagataaaacctacaagcttctcttcccatgactttttctaaaaatgtgtcttgtatgttttctgaagcctataagttacaaaaatgaaacacactagacttctgagcatttatacctccgaccgcaGCAGCGGTCACACAGAcctgctgaaaattatacattttgataggctacatacaggtaggctatacatattgcaaagtacaccaaagcatacatttttgtttcaaaatatttatttgaaaacaaaaccattcatacggtcaataaaaaaacattttgttaataataaaaaacgaatgtaatctcaacagtgactgCAGCGGGACTGCGGCTGAACCAAGcagtatcaaaaaaaaaaagtttccattaattatttcagtgtttatttcttttattcttaagttgttgttttttattaaaatgcgtaatatagccaacaatattatagaccaaaagttaatctaatttattattgtagaatgtatttagcaaatcaccactttcaactggagacatggcgcagcagcagcagcgcagcaaaaaaaaaaaaaaaaggcattataaaaagccgacaaatagtgttaattaattgacatgagacattggagaggttgtcagtcctattctatagtctgtaatatattttttattttatcataacttctcggaaattactcaaaaatacatttttattttatcataacttctcggaaattactcaaaaatacattttttgtgtgcttctgagcacacgggcagcataaacaatgaagttacatatgatGGTCTGGCAGACCGTTGCGGCGTTTGGAGGGGTGCTGTAATCCTAGTTATATAGCGTTCCTTGGTGAGacagtcaggtttctttgccTTCTGTAAATTGTCAGACTAAAGGCGAGCCCTGCCCCCTTCTTTCACAGCAGTTCAGCTTTCTGAATGGGTTGCAAAGAGCCCATTTCGGTTGACCGCGCTGATGACGTGTGAATGTGCTGAAAAAATGTAACGCGTGAAGTGCGCTACACAAACAGTATGGACAGAGGAATAACTGGGAggcaaaaatgtaatttgtgagATTGTTTACAATTGTGTAATTAGTTTATAAAagcttgttttgattttttctaaacttaagcTTCTAACTAAGCTGACATAGCAATATTGAAAAATGCTGCACTAAACATGCCTTTCGGAGCGCTGCCAAAGTGTCTTGAATTAATAACATGACAAAATGCGCAAAAACTGCTGCCAACAGAATGCTGAAGACTAAACTCAAATGAGAGAACCCTTTCATTAAAATATGAATTTCTACACAAATTAGTGCTATAGGctagttattttattattatttttaactcTGAATCGGTGGAAATATTCTGATCCAAATACTACAACAGCATACAGTATTAGGGCCACacgaagagaaaaaaaaatgagaggaggaaaaaaaattaagttcCTATTTCAAGAATAAACTCAAAATTTCATGATTAAACTCGAAAtgttgagaataaagtcgtatcTTAATGacaaacgtaataaaccacaaCTTCCCACAAGTATAATAATACAGTGAATAatggttgttgtttgtttgcctaTACACATAATAATGACCGTGGATGCCAAATCCAGGCGAGCAGGGCTGCACTCTCCGCTCCGATATCACCCAACGGAGCGGTGCCCTATACGGTGCAGTATTTCAGTAATAActcaataacaaaataataaaaataataaaatcattcaTGCAACATCAGTAATAATAAGTCTTTGTTATCGATGCCTATCGACAGTATCAGTCATCAGGACGGTAGTGGTCCGCCTGTTATCTGTTGAGTTTCtatgtaaaataatttaataatagcCTATTGGACATTACAGAATAAATGCTGTTTTGATTTTCACAAGCTACTGTCAATTAAATAGGTTATCATCTATCATACAGACCATTGTTACAACAGAAACTGATTCAGATCAGATCTATCAGGATGtaaatgtttctgtgacttcctaaTACTGTATTGTGCTTtgaaagctgctggaaactgtccgacttgactgcagttttttttttttatcgctGCTCCCTGCTACTGCCATATGGTTATGGCGGCGTCCTCCTGCTCACACATGCCACCTGGTGGTTGTTTGGGTACATTGCAGCTTCTCCTGAATAACACAATTACTCCTCCACTGCAAGACACGTGATCCCCGCGGGACTGACGTGAGAGTCATGTGTGAATCCCACCAAATTAAACCAggacccaaaaaaaacaaaacaaaacaaaaaaataaccacaGTTAATACAACATCCTGTAATAAATCCTACCTGCATGAACGGtgtaatatttttgttaaaactgtttttaaaggtgttGATCCAACTTGATAATTTTGAAGGATGTAGGATGCAGTTTGTGGTGCGTTGAACTGTATTGCCTTGTACTTGCAGATGTCTGTATTATTTTGTCCAGCCAGTTTATATCAATGTTGCTTCATATTCCCTCTTCCAGATGAGCTCGCCAGAGTGAGGAGAAAATTTGTGGACAAAGTGTCCAAAGTACTGATTAAGCAGCTCCTGGACGACCTTTTAGACGATGGCGTCTTGAATGATGGCCAGAAAGACTCAATAGTTGAGGAGTACAGCACCACAGCAGACAAGGCACGCGTTCTCATCGACACAGTGAAGAAGAAAGGAGACGAAGCCAGCAGGAAGCTGATTGCTCACATTCACAGCAGAGATTCAACACTGTACTCTGAGCTGGGCCTGTCCTGTGTTCAACCTGCTCAGCCCGGTGAGCTGAAATATTTCAACCTATTTTGATTCAGACTTGTATTATACTTTAACACAGTCACAATCACAAAAGAAGTACATTGTTTTGAACAGAAATGTTTTGCTATCCCCAGCTGCAGTGCGACTGAGTGAGCAGGAATGGTCGATCACCCTCAACCCTGCCACTGAGTCATTCTGGATGGACAAAGTGAAAGATAACAATGTCAGTCATTCAAAAAACTCACATCAAATATCTCACACGGCctcaaaggaatacttaacccacaaaatgaccatttgtatattaattaatCCTGTTACCTTgactttgtgaagaaaacttagTTTTCCTAGCATGCCTTCACCGAAAACAGCCAGCATATTTATGAACTGATTGGGCACCACGTTTAACAGCAtcaaaactattaaaaatacatttggttacaaattctcacacaactcacGCTGAGTAATCCAAGTCTTTTTTATCTAGTCATATGCTCAATACTTCCCAAATATGTGcatatttataataattataataataagtCACCCAAGGACACTTTACACAACCAGATAAATGGATGCTTTGATATAGTTGATAAAGTGGTCCCcagtcaataaataaatcaatatgtttgctgttttccgTGAAGGtatgtgaagaaaaaaagttttctttgcaAATTCAACAGTAACATGGCACAActaatttacaaatggtcattttgtgggtgaagtattcctttaaatgatgGATTTAACCTCTCTTGGATAGACAAGTGGAGAAACATTAAAGTCTACAATATATTGTCAGACAcatggtgtgtttttgtaataCTTGCTTCTTTAAATTTGTTTCTCAGGTTTACCCTGTGGACAAAAAATCCATTAAGAACCGTGTGGCCCTGCTGATCACTAATATAAAGTTTACTGATGAGAAGTTGAACAGAAATGGAGCTGACAAGGACGAGGAGAACATGGAGAAACTGCTCACGGCTTTGAAATATGAGGTGGTGAAATACACAAACCTCACAGGAAAGGTACtgcataatatatatatatatatatatagcctattttttttttgcctggtTGATTTTGTGGTATAGTAACAGATGTCTGACTTTTTGTGTTCTCACAGGCGATTGATGATGCTATACTTAAGTTCTCTAAACATCCGAAACTCAAAGAGACAGATAGTGTGATAGTGGTCATCATGTCTCATGGGAAACTGGGAAAAGTCCTCGGTGTCGACTGGAAAAAGGGTGATGAGAAACCAGATGAGTTCCTCATCGACAACATTTACAAACACTTGGGATCAGAGAAATGTCCAGCGCTGCTGGACAAACCCAAGATCATCATCATCCAGGCGTGCAGAGGAGGTGACCCCAAACTATTACAAACATCTATAGAAATTATTTTAGGAGTCTGCTGAAGTCTTGTTTGTCTTTAAGTGAGCAAGGTCTCGTACACTGTTTTAAAGTATGCTTCATGTGTTTCAGAGGAGGAAGGATCAGCATTTGTTAGAGATGTGGTCAGTGATGATGCGTCACAGTCAAATCTGCCCCCGCCTGCTGATGAAGACAACTTAGAGGCTGATACGGTGAAATGTGTTCACAAAGAAAAAGACTTCACTGCTCTTCTTTCCTGCACTCCTGGTCAGTTAACTCAAATATTGTGATATCTTATTCTGCACCTCACAACACAATGAAGATTAATAATCTCCATGAAAAACAGCAAAGGATGTTTATGTAacaacaaatatattttctgttcGGGTATGTTTTTCCCTCCAGATACTGTCTCATATAGACAAAGAGATCTGGGGTCTTTTCTCATCCAGTATATTGTTGAGGTATTTAACACCTTCGCGCATAAGGATGACATTGAGGAACTCTTCAGAAGAGTAAGTGAAAAGTATTACCAGTTTTGAGTAGTGATGATGATGCTCTTGTTTcattaagcccagttcagaccaaagattcacgacaagacaaaactgttttcgTACATTGCAAAGGAAAGTTGCAGCGatgtgaactggctggtctcaggccccgtttatacgacaacgatttcaactgaaaacagtgaactttagttgcattttggccgatcgtttacacgacagctgCATTTTGAGTGTCTGAAAATacaacgttttgaaaacaggttccagagtgcaattttttggaaacggcagcgtctccgttgtcatgtaaacttgcaatatgcagttcctctgaaaacggagacttttcgcacatgcacattacggttccagtcactaggcatgcacAAGAAAGTCAActttcacaacaacaatgccgagctctgtttgtgctgctcacccttttgatttgaagtgaagtgtagatctgttactgtagcaactccacctcgttgTCCATCCAGaaaaagttatctgtgcatgctttcgccattgtgtcttctttgttgtggtttgtaatcaccgtgTTGTAGaagaaggcgcttcagcgcaggcgcatggcgtcatgctgtggtgttgctttgcaaatttacactgccacccatcggcctggcgtgcatactacagcatTTCCAagagattttgcggctccgtgtgaacagGGATCATTTCAATAACGTcctcatataaacgcagaagttttttaaaacgcaaaggacagacttttccgtttttagagaaaccattgtcgtctaaacagggcctcaGTTTGACTCCGACTTGGCAGACGGCGTGCTCGCTTACTGTGGCAGCAGCTCTCCATCCCTGCTGATCCTGAGTCTCTCTCATTTACATCCCTGGGGCTGTTAGCATAGCTGTCGGTCTGCATCCTCACAGTGTGCCAGTGTTGGAcagtgggttgctgctgctcccTGTATTTGCACatgtcacatacatacatactttTTGACTAAATAATCAGAGCTGGTTATTTAGGTCATTGTGGCGTATTAAGGCCACAATGAGTGCAGTCTAGCTGAATCTCAGGTCGGTAATGTTTTCCTGTTCCATTACtaaaaatgcaactgtagcaaATACCTCAAAAGCCAGAAGTTGAATGGAAGCACATGCAGTTATTGCTGTGGAGACAGTACACCGTCTCGTCTGGTGGAGTTGGTCTAAACTGGCATTGCAGACCGCTGCAAGTAGCTGCAAGGTTGTAACTCGTCTTGTTGCaagtctttggtctgaactgggtctAAGTCTTAGCCTTGCTTAATTTCACATACCGTTTGTTTCATCCACACAGGTCATGCAACGCTTTGAAAAGTTCTCCCCTCGAACTAAAAGACAGATGCCGACCAAAGACAGATGCACTCTGATAAAGCGCTTCTACTTCTTCCCACTtgacaataaggtacacaaaattagtgTAGTTACTGAGgcactaatgaggaactaatgatgaactaatgaggaatGATTGAGGAACTAATGGGTAggtactgaggaactaatgaggaacgattAAGGAACTAATGCGAACGATTGAGgcactaatgaggaactaatgagtagttactgaggaactaatgaggaatgCATGAGTAGTTACTGTGGAACTAAGCTACataaaattagagtagttactgaggaactaagctacataaaattagagtagttactgtgGAACTAAGCTACataaaattagagtagttactgaggaactaagctacataaaattagagtagttactttGGAACTAAGCTACataaaattagagtagttactgaggaactaatgaggaacgaatgatgaactaactattagttaatggtcagttcttcattaactcatgatcaaatttcatagAGGAGTTAATCACGACTTAATGATTAGTGAACTAGTTCTGATCAGCCACTGCTGTATGTGCCCTCCACCCAGCCTCCGCTGTCTGTGCCCTCCACCCTGCCACTGCTGTATGTGCCCTCCACCCAGCCTCCGCTGTCTGTGCCCTCCACCCTGCCACTGCTGTCTGTGCCCTCCACCCTGCCACTGCTGTCTGTGCCCTCCACCCAGCCTCCGCTGTCTGTGCCCTCCACCCAGCCACCACTCTCTGTGCCCTCCACCCAGCCACCACTCTCTGTGCCCTCCACCCAGCCACCACTCTCTGTGCCCTCCACCCAGCCACCACTCAACCTGTTCTCATACACAACAGAAATCCAAATTCTTGAAGATGGACCACTCACTCCTTCATCTGCCCAGGATCTAGACATTATTGTTGATGAACAAGAGGAGCCAGtttcacaaagtctgtcacatGTATCACAACATCAACTGGGAGAACCTGTGGATGAGTATGTTTCTTCTCATTAACCCTGcctttatattgttttgtttgtctgagtGTACATTTCTCTTAATCTATATCACACAAAGGACTCACTGTAACCCAAAGTAAATATATATAGCCAGTGTGATGTTTATGTCCTGTTGCATTTAATCATGTGAGCCCAAAAATTAGAACTGTTATAAAATGTGGTACATTTGGCATATGATTAAATGCATTAACTTTTTTGGTTGCAGGACTGATCTTCAGAACATACAGAAAAAACTGGTCAGCAAAGTTGATGAAAGCTTCTGTCCAACCAGCAACCAAATAAATGTATGCAGGAATAATGTCTTGCTGTGTAGCCTGCGAGCATTCAAACGTAGGAACTTCAACCCTGAAGCAAAATTGAACGTTGTGTTTGTGGATGAAGATGGCAATGGTGAAGGGGCAGTTGACGAAGGTGGGCCAACAAGAGAGTACCTAAGGCTGCTGATGAGGGCCATCCACCAGTCAAACATCTTTGAGGGCCACGAGAAAGATCGGCAGTTAAAACATCTTTGAGGGCCACGAGAAAGATCGGCAGTTATCTCTTGATACTCAAGGTAAGTAAGCCCACATTCTCATGACTGTCCTTTGGGTCCTTGCAAGTTTATACATGGAAACTAATTTTTAAGAAATGCTATCCCTGAACTCTTTCTCCTGCCTGATTTGCCAGGTATTATCTTGTGTTATCATTGTCTGGGTATCACCTTACTTGtatctgttatttttgtttaataattatttttgccTTGAAGTGTGGATTCTTCATTGATTCATGTTTTAAATTGACTGAAACACCTTTTACATGTTTTGAAATGTGCTATAACAATTTATTATCATCAGCCATTACATTTTTAAGAACAGAACAACAATTTACagctttttctttcattttagcTTTACAGACTAATCTATACACATGGGTGGCAAAAATGATAGCTGTGTGTGTCGTTCATGGAGGAGTTGGACCACATTTCTTCTCTGAAAGGCTTTTCCAGCAGATCTGTGGGATACCAACATCCCTCGCCAATGTAGATGAAGTTTGTGACCATACCTTCAGGCAACAGTTAATCAAAGTAAGCAGGAGCTTATTATACATTGAATTTACAGTCTGATGTGACACAGCCCTCAAGTTGCTTTCTATTAAATTTCTAATGAGAAATAAACTCTTTTTAGATACAGGAAGCGACAACGGTCCAAGAGGCAAACAGTGCCATTGCAGAGGCAGCAGACAGTCTCAGCATTATAGGTGCCTTGAGACATGTCTCCAACCTGAAAGAGAAGGACTCCCTTGTCCAGTCTGCTGCAGACTTTTTTGTCGATGGAAGGATGCAGACTGCCCTGGACCAGTAAGCATTGTCCTATCCTTTCTTTGGTCAGATTAATGAGATTGTGATTAGCCCGGGAAAAGTCACAGATGATGTAACATGTTTTACAGGTTTGTCGAGGGGTTTAGAACCCTAGGATTACTGGAGGAGCTTAGAGAGAATCCAGCAGTGTTCCGCAGCATGTTCGTCAGTGAGGAGAGGCCACTGCAGGCGAAGGACCTCTTCTCTCTATTTGGAGTTGACTACTCTGTGCAGGGCAGCAACAAAAGAGCCAAAGAAAACAGCACAATATGCTATTGGCGTGACTGGCTCATTGATATCGAAGGTATACTATTTATGGCATTAGTTATaacttcactttcactttcagtttatatcttttatttatgaatGGCACTGCACATCAGTCCAGGTATTACCTCTCTACTACCATATGTAAATTTGTAGAAGATGGATGTAAAGTGCTTTTTCTTCTGTTAAAGTTGATGGAGACATCCAACTGGTAAAAGCAGCTGACATTGCACCAAATTACATGTTCACAATATTGCACTGGAAAGATGAAAATGTCTTCAACCCTTGGGAGTCTAGTCTCTTCAAAAACCAATCCATATGGAGCACTACCGTCAACTTCCATCAAAAGTGCAATATGGAAACTCCATGCTAGTTTTTGTTGGATGTTGATAGACCAAGTAAAAACGGAGATATGATCATATAAAGTtgaagtgttttgtgtttttgagtgttttggGGTCTAGTATGTTAATATAGTATGTCAGTAATTGTCttcatgtcagtgtttgatatcttttttttttcagcacaacctCAGCTATGtgatcaaacatgtttttttaatgtggtgtATAAaggcaaaatcaaaaataatttaaaacgGCCAAAATAGCCCAAGACTCACAAGGGTTAACCCTCAGGGACTGTTTTTTCAGCTGCATCAAGGAGTGAAAGGCATTACATACTGTTAGCTGTTTAGATAGACTGAAACAAGTACTAACAAGAACTacttaaatttgttttattttttcaaatactTGTGAAACATTTTCCAGATTGTACTCTTCACGTTTAtactgctgtttttgtcattcaTACCTATACAAGGTTAGGTTATGTATATACCATACATTTTTCACCACTTTCTGTCTTACAGAAGGAGAATGCAGTCCAATCACACTTGAGAAGGTACTGGAGTTTACCTCTGGAGCCTCAACAGTGCCTCCACTCGGATTTCCACACCGTCCACAAATTCACTTCATCCACGAAGCCAACAGAGTGTTTCCAGAGGCCAACACCTGCCTCATAATCCTCCGCTTGCCCATACATAGTGATTATGAGGACTTCAGGAAATACATGGAGGAGGGCATTCTGCAGGCCCCTACTTTTGGTGTTGCGTGAACAGTCTCTGAAAGCAATAGTTCACCTACAACATGTGTCTATGCATTTATGTTGTTCTTGCTACTGTTCCACTGTCACATGTGACACAAAGAACTTAATACTGGAATACTGTTCCACCAAATAAACTGTTGCTGTGCAGAGTTTTGCAATGTTTGTCAAAGTTTTAACTATGATTTCAAACAGGCATTTTATAATGTTTACAAAATTTACCATGTTTACATTCGGTACAACTCGTTGAGAGTTAAATTAAGTGTAGAACTGAACCGAAATAAATGGATTGTTTCAACctaaaccaggggtgtcaaagtCATTTTCACTGAAGGCCAATCAGTATTATGGTTGCCCTCAAAGGGCCAGTTGTAACTGTAAGATGGTATAAATGTAACTACTCcttaacatattttaaataactGTCTCtgtatttgattatttattcaATATATGATTTACAAAAATAGTATATGTATTTGCATAGatgtaaaaatatatgtaaGTGCATTGCTTTTTGACTCACAGGCCAAGTTGACTGGTAGATGAAAAAAATCCACTGGCCAAGCATATTTTTTATCGGCCAGATGCATATTGGGTGAATTTAGTATTAAAGCAGTtcgaaaaaatgaaaatatgttcTGCTGCCTTTTCATCTTTACTAGTTAACAGTTAGTTAGCTtcagactgagaaaaaataatacaattcACTGTGCAGCTCAGAGGCTACCAGTAGTACCGGCAAtgtttaaggtggaatgttaacacaccttaaatgtcaatatgacaactttcaCCATTCCGCTTGTTTTTATCATCTCCCTTGCATGACAAACACTTTACGGATGATTAGATTTTTAAGcgcttaaaaaaaatgtaaatacatttcaACTGGATTATGCAAACTGCAAATATTCTATTTCCTCACTTGAGGAAATAAAGTGGTGGAGCACTGTTCTGGTGCGCTCGGAAactgttacattacatttatcatttttacaatatactattcttgtttttcttgctgTCACTGCTGCCATTATTCTTAGGCCAAAGTTATCACCCTTGAGCAGAAGCATGAACCCATCTTTGTGAGAAAGCGTTCAGACTTAATCAGGAGGCAGCTTTTTCAGGAGGTGCACATAGAgagtcaatgtaaagatgcaAGAGGGGGCAAACCAACCaagagttcacacacacacacacacacacacacatgtgaaatgATGCAAACAAGTGTCTGCGAGTTAGAAATCTGGTAACTTCAGCAAAACCATGTGTGCTTACTCTGGGCTGTATCAGTGAGAGACAACAACACAGTCAGCATGTTGACACAAGGATAGTAGAGTTTAAGCACAAACTAGCAGccactttattttccttcacCTTGCAGGTAAGATTCATACAAATGCCAGAAACAACATGAGTTATCTTTTCATTCACTGACATTTTTCCACACGTAGTGAAGACAAAACTTAATGACCCATCAGTAAATATCCAAGGAGCTTCCAAAAATTGACcttaattaacaaaaaaaacaaaatggtgccCTCCCTTTTTGTTCACGTGAATGATTTTGTTTATCTACATTTACACATTATCAGCAGACACAGTTTCAGTCCACACAagaaataaatccagtgttAGTATTATACTctctttttaaatatgttttagtCTTAACCTTCTCCTAATATCAAGCTCTTAAGCTGCtcaatgctccactgtgttcaccactTAGTTGCATGTAgcagaactacagtggccaacgcAAACACACAATGGCCCTGACGAGAGTCTGTGTTTGGTTTCTCTGTTCTGGGCGACTGGAGAACAACATGGACGACTCTGTTGGTTTCTCTGTTCTGGGCGACTGGAGAACAACATGGacgactctgtggaagaggacctactctgtatgtagatataaatggctcattcaggcaatgaaaacacaaccaGTGTTTTTGAaccttagtttcaggtgattatactctATGAATTagattccatttctgccaatatatccccctaattCCTACACACGGTACCCTTAATACAAAAATACTGATCAGTGCAGCGCTGATCAAGTTCTTGAGAGTTGATTTAACATATTAACAACTCAGCCATTGATCATGTCTGTCACCTGATACGACTTTTAGTACATAATGAATTAGGAGTGTCTTCATTCTTCATTTCTTTGTATCAGCAGCAAGGTTGAGTTTGGGTTTCTCTCCTTCGGTCTTTGCAGGTAAACCAAAATATATATCAATGCCATCAGATAATTGTTCAAGATAATATTTCACTGTGCCCTAAACTGAAATATGAATAAGATCAAGGCCTCCCTCGCTCATGAACATTGGCCAGCTCTGCTGAGACAGACCTTACCTGACTAAACAGGTAGGCCAGAGGGCAGCCCCAGCTCAGCACAAAGCATAGGGTCTCTGCTTTGAAGGTGAGTTAACAACTTCCTGCTGGCTTCGCGTCCTTTCCTCCGTATCATATCGATGAGGCGGCGTGCCCTGTTTGCATCGTTACTGTTCTCCTGAAGTATCGAGTCTTTCTCCCCGTCATTCAAGACA
Coding sequences within:
- the LOC126398392 gene encoding uncharacterized protein LOC126398392 isoform X2 → MADELARVRRKFVDKVSKVLIKQLLDDLLDDGVLNDGQKDSIVEEYSTTADKARVLIDTVKKKGDEASRKLIAHIHSRDSTLYSELGLSCVQPAQPAAVRLSEQEWSITLNPATESFWMDKVKDNNVYPVDKKSIKNRVALLITNIKFTDEKLNRNGADKDEENMEKLLTALKYEVVKYTNLTGKAIDDAILKFSKHPKLKETDSVIVVIMSHGKLGKVLGVDWKKGDEKPDEFLIDNIYKHLGSEKCPALLDKPKIIIIQACRGEEEGSAFVRDVVSDDASQSNLPPPADEDNLEADTVKCVHKEKDFTALLSCTPDTVSYRQRDLGSFLIQYIVEVFNTFAHKDDIEELFRRVMQRFEKFSPRTKRQMPTKDRCTLIKRFYFFPLDNKPPLSVPSTLPLLSVPSTLPLLSVPSTQPPLSVPSTQPPLSVPSTQPPLSVPSTQPPLSVPSTQPPLNLFSYTTEIQILEDGPLTPSSAQDLDIIVDEQEEPVSQSLSHVSQHQLGEPVDETDLQNIQKKLVSKVDESFCPTSNQINVCRNNVLLCSLRAFKRRNFNPEAKLNVVFVDEDGNGEGAVDEGGPTREYLRLLMRAIHQSNIFEGHEKDRQLSLDTQALQTNLYTWVAKMIAVCVVHGGVGPHFFSERLFQQICGIPTSLANVDEVCDHTFRQQLIKIQEATTVQEANSAIAEAADSLSIIGALRHVSNLKEKDSLVQSAADFFVDGRMQTALDQFVEGFRTLGLLEELRENPAVFRSMFVSEERPLQAKDLFSLFGVDYSVQGSNKRAKENSTICYWRDWLIDIEEGECSPITLEKVLEFTSGASTVPPLGFPHRPQIHFIHEANRVFPEANTCLIILRLPIHSDYEDFRKYMEEGILQAPTFGVA
- the LOC126398392 gene encoding uncharacterized protein LOC126398392 isoform X3, translating into MADELARVRRKFVDKVSKVLIKQLLDDLLDDGVLNDGQKDSIVEEYSTTADKARVLIDTVKKKGDEASRKLIAHIHSRDSTLYSELGLSCVQPAQPAAVRLSEQEWSITLNPATESFWMDKVKDNNVYPVDKKSIKNRVALLITNIKFTDEKLNRNGADKDEENMEKLLTALKYEVVKYTNLTGKAIDDAILKFSKHPKLKETDSVIVVIMSHGKLGKVLGVDWKKGDEKPDEFLIDNIYKHLGSEKCPALLDKPKIIIIQACRGEEEGSAFVRDVVSDDASQSNLPPPADEDNLEADTVKCVHKEKDFTALLSCTPDTVSYRQRDLGSFLIQYIVEVFNTFAHKDDIEELFRRVMQRFEKFSPRTKRQMPTKDRCTLIKRFYFFPLDNKPPLSVPSTQPPLSVPSTQPPLSVPSTQPPLSVPSTQPPLNLFSYTTEIQILEDGPLTPSSAQDLDIIVDEQEEPVSQSLSHVSQHQLGEPVDETDLQNIQKKLVSKVDESFCPTSNQINVCRNNVLLCSLRAFKRRNFNPEAKLNVVFVDEDGNGEGAVDEGGPTREYLRLLMRAIHQSNIFEGHEKDRQLSLDTQALQTNLYTWVAKMIAVCVVHGGVGPHFFSERLFQQICGIPTSLANVDEVCDHTFRQQLIKIQEATTVQEANSAIAEAADSLSIIGALRHVSNLKEKDSLVQSAADFFVDGRMQTALDQFVEGFRTLGLLEELRENPAVFRSMFVSEERPLQAKDLFSLFGVDYSVQGSNKRAKENSTICYWRDWLIDIEEGECSPITLEKVLEFTSGASTVPPLGFPHRPQIHFIHEANRVFPEANTCLIILRLPIHSDYEDFRKYMEEGILQAPTFGVA
- the LOC126398392 gene encoding uncharacterized protein LOC126398392 isoform X1: MADELARVRRKFVDKVSKVLIKQLLDDLLDDGVLNDGQKDSIVEEYSTTADKARVLIDTVKKKGDEASRKLIAHIHSRDSTLYSELGLSCVQPAQPAAVRLSEQEWSITLNPATESFWMDKVKDNNVYPVDKKSIKNRVALLITNIKFTDEKLNRNGADKDEENMEKLLTALKYEVVKYTNLTGKAIDDAILKFSKHPKLKETDSVIVVIMSHGKLGKVLGVDWKKGDEKPDEFLIDNIYKHLGSEKCPALLDKPKIIIIQACRGEEEGSAFVRDVVSDDASQSNLPPPADEDNLEADTVKCVHKEKDFTALLSCTPDTVSYRQRDLGSFLIQYIVEVFNTFAHKDDIEELFRRVMQRFEKFSPRTKRQMPTKDRCTLIKRFYFFPLDNKPPLSVPSTLPLLYVPSTQPPLSVPSTLPLLSVPSTLPLLSVPSTQPPLSVPSTQPPLSVPSTQPPLSVPSTQPPLSVPSTQPPLNLFSYTTEIQILEDGPLTPSSAQDLDIIVDEQEEPVSQSLSHVSQHQLGEPVDETDLQNIQKKLVSKVDESFCPTSNQINVCRNNVLLCSLRAFKRRNFNPEAKLNVVFVDEDGNGEGAVDEGGPTREYLRLLMRAIHQSNIFEGHEKDRQLSLDTQALQTNLYTWVAKMIAVCVVHGGVGPHFFSERLFQQICGIPTSLANVDEVCDHTFRQQLIKIQEATTVQEANSAIAEAADSLSIIGALRHVSNLKEKDSLVQSAADFFVDGRMQTALDQFVEGFRTLGLLEELRENPAVFRSMFVSEERPLQAKDLFSLFGVDYSVQGSNKRAKENSTICYWRDWLIDIEEGECSPITLEKVLEFTSGASTVPPLGFPHRPQIHFIHEANRVFPEANTCLIILRLPIHSDYEDFRKYMEEGILQAPTFGVA